Proteins found in one Exiguobacterium sp. 9-2 genomic segment:
- the fabZ gene encoding 3-hydroxyacyl-ACP dehydratase FabZ, with the protein MYTIEQIKEVIPHRYPFLLVDRILEVEEGKRAVGIKNVTANEEFFNGHFPEYNVMPGVLIVEALAQVGAFAVLKMEENQGKLAFFAGIEGCRFKRQVVPGDQLRLEVELTKVRGPIGKGRATATVDGEVACVAELTFAMK; encoded by the coding sequence ATGTATACAATCGAACAAATCAAGGAAGTCATTCCGCACCGGTATCCGTTTTTACTCGTTGACCGCATTTTAGAAGTCGAAGAGGGAAAACGTGCCGTTGGAATCAAGAACGTGACGGCGAACGAAGAATTCTTCAATGGCCATTTCCCAGAATACAATGTCATGCCTGGCGTCTTGATCGTCGAAGCACTCGCACAAGTTGGTGCCTTCGCTGTGCTGAAGATGGAAGAAAACCAAGGGAAGCTTGCCTTCTTCGCAGGAATTGAAGGATGTCGCTTCAAACGTCAAGTCGTTCCCGGGGATCAGCTCCGCCTCGAAGTCGAATTGACGAAGGTCCGTGGACCAATCGGTAAAGGTCGTGCCACAGCCACAGTCGATGGGGAAGTCGCCTGTGTCGCTGAACTGACGTTTGCTATGAAGTGA
- a CDS encoding DNA-directed RNA polymerase subunit beta, whose amino-acid sequence MVQNQTGTDQPTRERLKKQQPSNQETGNPEHKSERRFRAYSTRRVPIIVRVLIVLVLIVVALIVGAMVGYATFGGGEAMDVLKLDTWTRITDFWMKS is encoded by the coding sequence ATGGTACAAAACCAAACAGGCACGGATCAGCCAACGCGTGAACGCCTGAAGAAGCAACAGCCTTCGAACCAGGAAACCGGCAATCCAGAGCACAAATCAGAGCGACGTTTTCGTGCGTACTCGACACGCCGAGTTCCGATCATCGTACGCGTACTGATCGTTCTCGTTCTCATCGTCGTAGCACTGATCGTCGGTGCAATGGTGGGTTATGCGACGTTTGGTGGTGGCGAGGCAATGGATGTGTTAAAGCTCGACACATGGACCCGCATCACCGATTTTTGGATGAAATCTTAA
- a CDS encoding copper amine oxidase has translation MKHTKKFAASAMAAALVLPGTAAFASGGGEDMKQDAPKNVTVKTKAADLRATLDQLLSEHFVLAVMDMKKQYDGSKDAQYYEAALKQNALDMTPAIASVYGDEGAKQFEKIFVAHNKYTTDLVKAVKADDQDGINASKKETEEFVQDLSSFLDTATEGKLPKAAAEEVLRAHEADVYKTFQQYAAGDYEGSYNTFREGYSRMYDISKALSVAITTQMPEKFDNTKADSKAADLRSTLNSLAAEHVALANLSMTAGVDKAKDYDAANWAEDMHTADFKAAIKSIYGQAGADQFEQVWTKNHIEAQANLVTAAVNDDKKLMGDAQDMLKMFSNDFGAFLGAATEENLPTKAAQEAVSGHETYVQDTFMQYVEGDYKGSVDTFRESYAYMYGVGANLGDAIVKQSPEKFMDGTPGSMPNTGNGGMSDNNNTAATTGAIAVFGLALGAVGLVLARKRQNA, from the coding sequence ATGAAACACACGAAAAAATTCGCAGCATCAGCAATGGCAGCAGCACTCGTACTACCAGGAACGGCAGCATTCGCTTCCGGTGGCGGAGAAGACATGAAACAAGATGCACCGAAAAACGTCACGGTCAAAACGAAAGCCGCTGACCTTCGTGCCACACTCGATCAATTACTCTCTGAGCACTTCGTTCTTGCCGTCATGGACATGAAGAAACAATATGACGGTTCAAAAGACGCACAGTACTACGAAGCAGCACTTAAACAAAACGCACTCGACATGACACCAGCAATCGCTTCTGTCTACGGTGACGAAGGCGCGAAACAATTCGAGAAAATCTTCGTTGCTCACAACAAATATACGACTGACCTCGTCAAAGCCGTAAAAGCGGACGACCAAGACGGTATCAACGCTTCGAAGAAAGAAACAGAAGAGTTCGTACAAGATCTCTCAAGCTTCCTCGATACAGCAACGGAAGGTAAACTCCCGAAAGCAGCAGCTGAAGAAGTCCTTCGTGCTCATGAGGCAGACGTCTACAAGACTTTCCAACAATACGCAGCGGGTGACTACGAAGGATCGTACAACACGTTCCGCGAAGGATACAGCCGTATGTATGACATCTCAAAAGCACTCTCTGTTGCGATCACAACACAGATGCCTGAGAAATTCGACAACACGAAAGCTGACTCAAAAGCAGCAGATCTTCGTTCAACACTCAACAGCCTCGCCGCTGAACACGTCGCACTTGCAAACCTCAGCATGACAGCTGGTGTGGATAAAGCAAAAGACTACGATGCAGCAAACTGGGCTGAAGACATGCACACAGCTGACTTCAAAGCAGCCATCAAATCGATCTACGGTCAAGCCGGTGCCGATCAATTCGAACAAGTTTGGACGAAAAACCACATCGAAGCCCAAGCGAACCTCGTCACAGCAGCTGTCAATGACGATAAGAAATTGATGGGTGACGCGCAAGACATGCTCAAAATGTTCTCGAACGACTTCGGTGCATTCCTTGGTGCGGCTACAGAAGAAAACCTTCCAACAAAAGCAGCACAAGAAGCCGTATCCGGTCACGAGACGTACGTCCAAGACACATTCATGCAGTATGTGGAAGGCGACTACAAAGGTTCTGTCGACACATTCCGTGAGTCTTACGCTTACATGTACGGCGTAGGAGCTAACCTCGGTGATGCCATCGTCAAACAATCACCAGAGAAATTCATGGATGGTACGCCAGGATCAATGCCGAACACAGGTAACGGTGGTATGAGCGATAACAACAATACAGCTGCAACAACTGGTGCGATCGCAGTATTCGGTCTTGCACTCGGAGCAGTTGGTCTTGTCCTCGCACGTAAACGTCAAAACGCCTAA
- a CDS encoding class F sortase, producing the protein MKRWLLPASILLMVASVGTLLFLLFGQSKPDTSNITQGDAKTESAASSETKEDPLKPSEIFKKEFKDLSTPEVELPKQLFIPKHDIKTKVEQVGLDQDGAMATPKNEQQAGWYKFGPRPGDVGNAVIDGHTDTKTGPAIFYKLHELKKGDPVEVTDASGRKLVFRVKELIQYDHLKAPLKKIFGPADTRNLNLITCIGTYDENQGTYDNRLVVFTELDEKASDPVKTPPKPVTNIRVSGGFINWYASTDEDVVKYNIYQEKDGKRKKLGTTESIERKAFPLPKDATGRFVITAVSKAGIESEDAFSAVQK; encoded by the coding sequence ATGAAACGTTGGTTATTACCGGCGAGCATCCTCTTGATGGTCGCATCGGTCGGAACATTGCTGTTCCTCTTGTTCGGTCAATCAAAGCCGGACACATCGAACATCACGCAAGGTGATGCTAAAACAGAATCCGCGGCCTCTTCCGAGACGAAGGAAGATCCGCTCAAGCCGTCAGAAATCTTTAAGAAGGAGTTCAAGGATCTCTCGACTCCGGAGGTCGAGCTCCCAAAACAACTCTTCATTCCGAAACATGACATCAAGACGAAGGTCGAACAAGTCGGACTCGATCAAGACGGCGCCATGGCAACACCTAAAAATGAACAACAAGCCGGCTGGTATAAGTTCGGTCCGCGTCCGGGTGATGTCGGGAACGCCGTCATTGACGGGCATACCGATACGAAGACCGGTCCAGCTATCTTCTATAAACTGCATGAACTAAAAAAGGGCGATCCGGTCGAAGTGACGGACGCTTCCGGGCGTAAGCTCGTCTTTCGTGTCAAAGAGCTCATCCAGTACGATCACTTAAAAGCACCACTCAAAAAAATCTTCGGTCCAGCTGATACGCGGAATTTGAACTTAATCACGTGTATCGGAACATACGATGAGAATCAAGGAACGTATGATAACCGCCTCGTCGTTTTCACGGAATTAGACGAAAAGGCATCAGATCCCGTCAAGACACCACCAAAACCTGTGACGAATATTCGGGTTAGCGGTGGATTCATCAACTGGTATGCCTCAACAGATGAGGATGTCGTCAAATACAACATCTATCAAGAGAAGGACGGAAAACGCAAAAAACTCGGTACAACGGAATCAATCGAGCGTAAAGCATTCCCGCTCCCTAAAGATGCAACAGGTCGTTTCGTCATCACGGCAGTCAGTAAAGCCGGAATCGAATCAGAGGATGCGTTCAGCGCCGTCCAAAAATGA
- a CDS encoding winged helix-turn-helix transcriptional regulator → MDSRHTEEQADLLALQKFQHNFENSLKSSIIYLLRDGALTIGELEQRIDQSHGQILEQLQELIEDGLVIQQMSEKVHGLAYYLTAPAEDLVRQFTESIRWSKQHIRY, encoded by the coding sequence ATGGATTCACGTCATACCGAAGAACAAGCCGATCTACTGGCGTTGCAAAAATTTCAACACAACTTCGAGAACAGTTTGAAGTCGAGCATCATTTATCTCTTGCGTGATGGAGCGTTGACGATCGGGGAACTCGAGCAACGAATTGATCAGTCACACGGGCAAATCCTCGAGCAACTGCAGGAGCTGATTGAAGACGGACTCGTCATCCAGCAGATGTCTGAAAAAGTGCATGGACTGGCCTATTATTTGACGGCACCGGCAGAAGACCTCGTTCGACAATTCACGGAATCGATCCGGTGGAGTAAACAGCACATCCGATATTAA
- a CDS encoding AI-2E family transporter produces MQKMFENKWYRFAWWVMTLLIIVWIGDHVTFLFRPIAILLQMVVPPLAIAGILYYVLLPIVELLEKKMKRRPAVLIVLVGLIGILTTLGFIFGPMLSEQVTQFVNSIPTLATQFQRQLIDVRDQLENSAAFSRFLSGPDNLFNKFSGNISEYASTFLKNIGTGVGGFVSVLTTAVVTIIIIPIMLIYMLLDGDKLKGNLVKLMPYEYHKETQKILGDVHVTIMSYIRGQVIVSIGVGVIAYIGYLIIGIDYALLLALFATLTNIIPFLGPVLGVIPALIVGFIQDPILAIYAIIVMTVAQQIDSHIMSPLVQGKTLDVHPLTIIIVLLVAGNIAGFFGVLLGVPFYAVMKVVILNIRRLYHLRSQKKMVITEEEKTFDTIITERD; encoded by the coding sequence ATGCAAAAAATGTTTGAAAACAAATGGTATCGATTCGCATGGTGGGTCATGACATTGCTCATCATCGTCTGGATTGGCGATCATGTTACGTTCTTGTTCCGACCGATCGCAATTCTGCTTCAAATGGTCGTACCACCCCTTGCAATCGCTGGGATTCTCTACTATGTCCTGTTGCCAATCGTCGAGTTGCTCGAGAAAAAGATGAAGCGGCGACCTGCTGTCTTAATCGTGCTCGTCGGTTTAATTGGTATTTTAACGACACTCGGCTTCATCTTTGGTCCGATGTTGTCGGAGCAGGTCACACAGTTCGTCAATTCGATACCGACGCTCGCGACACAGTTCCAGCGTCAATTGATTGACGTCCGGGACCAACTCGAAAACAGTGCAGCCTTTTCACGCTTCCTATCAGGACCAGATAACTTGTTCAATAAGTTCTCAGGGAACATCTCGGAATATGCATCGACGTTCCTGAAGAACATCGGTACGGGTGTCGGTGGGTTCGTCAGTGTCCTGACGACAGCGGTCGTGACGATCATCATCATTCCGATCATGTTGATCTATATGCTGCTTGACGGCGATAAGCTTAAAGGCAATCTCGTTAAGCTGATGCCGTATGAGTACCATAAGGAAACGCAAAAAATCCTCGGGGACGTCCACGTGACGATCATGAGCTACATCCGCGGGCAAGTCATCGTCAGTATCGGTGTCGGGGTCATCGCCTATATCGGATATCTCATCATCGGAATTGATTATGCGTTGTTACTCGCCTTGTTTGCGACACTGACGAACATCATTCCGTTTCTCGGTCCGGTCCTCGGTGTCATTCCAGCACTGATCGTCGGGTTCATCCAGGATCCGATCCTTGCGATTTATGCGATCATCGTCATGACGGTCGCGCAACAGATCGATTCGCACATCATGTCACCACTCGTGCAAGGGAAGACACTCGATGTCCATCCGTTGACGATCATCATCGTCTTGCTTGTCGCGGGGAACATCGCTGGTTTCTTCGGAGTCTTGCTAGGTGTACCGTTCTACGCTGTCATGAAGGTCGTCATTCTAAACATCCGTCGTCTCTATCACCTCCGATCGCAGAAGAAGATGGTCATCACGGAGGAAGAAAAGACGTTCGATACGATCATCACTGAGCGCGATTGA
- a CDS encoding HAMP domain-containing sensor histidine kinase has protein sequence MKWINRTIGRQLMFAFYMVFVALSITSAIVYFYTEQKIDQANATFDDLRERRTNANALANEWTVAQSNVKSYLLTGSQQTFDAVKTNQQEINRLTTWFEKYAIYEQGKEYATATRRIYDDYFGTSLPLLNEYVEGKKDGKINEDFVTPDTLAALSNGKDLFTKNGTLRGSVSLSEADVDMTRIDTLLSDYLTLIEKKEVDAKNDLLSEMRVAQFIWLSNLVVLILVLLSLVRPFISRVTKQVNTLSHDSALLASGEDIQAIPLPKRKDELHTLTASFNQMAASIADNKVHMLAKNEELQAQQEELVAQQEELQAQQEELEEALDITLRSEQHLKYRNELTETLASRETLTAYPEIIEKLVSITHSEIGALLFLDQQEVRSTIDYGMTEEMVGRLVSDDQSLLHRARLLKRPVHSSKQVAHESPLPYPYYMYEVAVPVLDPSKEHMIACIYLVRYRDAFTTEQMSDILSFSHQLSLSLLRMGIYEEMIREKNKTTQLLNSIREAVVYIEHETDELLVNEPLMTLFPEVPTTFEDEERSAFEQAMQALADIIDEPAAFERYIEQIVELDLPKDSLIVSIRKHSTYIQIYAEKIEVDGLWVGTMLVLRDVTKETEAERMKEEFVSTVSHELRTPLSSIYGFTELMLNKRFEEERQRKYLQTIHSETGRLTTLVNDFLDVQRMESSEHRYEMTTFDVVELAQDLIEFYDVSHETHTIDFEARGPIMIDGDAEKMKQLLNNLLSNAVKYSPSGGTVLIRITNELGFAQIRIQDEGIGIPQDALPKLFDKFYRVDNSETRKIGGTGLGLSICKEIVKHHNGTIDVESVVGVGSTFTIRFPIAVISTILTYED, from the coding sequence GTGAAATGGATTAATCGTACCATCGGTCGTCAATTGATGTTCGCCTTCTATATGGTGTTCGTCGCGCTTAGCATCACGTCTGCGATCGTCTATTTCTATACGGAACAGAAGATCGATCAAGCCAATGCAACATTTGATGATTTACGTGAACGGCGGACGAATGCGAATGCACTCGCTAACGAATGGACCGTCGCGCAAAGTAACGTCAAATCCTACTTATTGACTGGCTCACAGCAAACGTTCGATGCCGTCAAGACCAATCAACAGGAGATCAATCGTCTGACGACGTGGTTCGAAAAGTATGCAATTTATGAGCAAGGGAAAGAATATGCGACAGCGACTCGTCGCATTTATGACGATTATTTCGGCACATCTCTTCCACTTCTCAACGAATACGTCGAAGGAAAAAAGGACGGGAAGATCAATGAAGACTTTGTGACTCCTGACACGCTCGCTGCTCTTTCCAACGGGAAAGACTTGTTCACCAAAAATGGGACGTTACGCGGATCGGTCAGCTTATCAGAAGCAGACGTCGACATGACACGGATTGATACGTTGCTTTCAGATTATCTGACGTTGATCGAAAAGAAGGAAGTGGACGCGAAAAACGATCTTTTAAGTGAGATGCGTGTCGCGCAGTTCATCTGGCTGTCGAATCTCGTCGTCTTGATTCTCGTCCTCTTATCTCTCGTTCGCCCATTCATCAGCCGCGTCACGAAACAGGTCAATACGCTATCCCACGACAGTGCGCTACTTGCATCAGGGGAAGACATCCAAGCAATTCCGTTACCGAAACGTAAGGACGAATTGCATACGCTAACGGCATCGTTCAATCAGATGGCGGCTTCGATCGCGGATAACAAGGTCCATATGCTCGCGAAGAACGAAGAACTCCAAGCGCAACAGGAAGAACTCGTCGCGCAGCAAGAAGAATTGCAAGCGCAGCAGGAAGAACTCGAGGAAGCACTTGATATCACGCTTCGGAGCGAACAACACCTCAAGTATCGTAACGAACTGACTGAGACGCTTGCATCCCGTGAGACACTAACGGCTTATCCGGAAATCATCGAGAAACTCGTCTCGATCACGCATTCTGAAATCGGTGCCCTCTTGTTCCTCGATCAACAGGAAGTCCGCTCGACGATCGATTACGGGATGACAGAAGAGATGGTCGGTCGTCTCGTCTCTGATGATCAGTCACTCCTGCACCGGGCACGTCTTCTGAAGCGTCCTGTGCACTCATCGAAACAGGTAGCGCACGAAAGCCCGCTTCCGTACCCGTACTATATGTATGAAGTCGCGGTTCCGGTCCTTGATCCGTCAAAAGAGCATATGATCGCCTGCATCTATCTCGTTCGTTATCGTGATGCCTTCACGACCGAGCAGATGAGCGACATCTTGTCGTTCTCGCATCAATTGTCGCTCTCCCTCCTACGGATGGGGATCTATGAAGAAATGATTCGCGAGAAGAACAAGACGACGCAACTATTGAACTCGATTCGGGAAGCTGTCGTCTACATCGAACATGAGACGGATGAGTTGCTCGTCAACGAACCCCTCATGACGTTGTTTCCGGAAGTCCCGACAACGTTCGAAGACGAAGAACGCTCTGCCTTCGAACAAGCGATGCAGGCACTCGCTGACATCATTGACGAACCGGCAGCGTTCGAACGTTACATTGAACAGATCGTCGAACTCGATTTACCGAAAGACAGCTTGATCGTCTCGATCCGCAAGCATAGTACTTACATCCAGATCTACGCTGAGAAAATCGAGGTCGATGGCCTGTGGGTCGGTACGATGCTCGTTCTCCGCGACGTGACGAAAGAAACGGAAGCCGAGCGGATGAAGGAAGAGTTCGTCTCGACCGTCTCGCATGAGTTACGGACACCGCTCTCTTCGATCTATGGCTTCACGGAGCTGATGCTCAACAAACGGTTCGAGGAGGAACGGCAACGGAAGTACCTCCAAACGATCCACTCCGAGACTGGTCGCCTGACGACACTCGTCAACGACTTCCTCGACGTCCAGCGCATGGAGTCGAGTGAACACCGTTATGAGATGACGACGTTTGATGTCGTCGAACTCGCTCAGGACTTGATCGAGTTCTATGATGTCTCGCATGAGACGCATACGATTGATTTTGAGGCCCGTGGACCGATCATGATCGACGGGGATGCGGAAAAGATGAAACAGTTGCTGAACAACCTGCTCAGCAACGCCGTTAAGTACTCGCCGAGCGGTGGTACAGTCTTGATACGGATTACAAATGAACTTGGTTTCGCTCAAATCCGTATCCAAGATGAAGGCATCGGGATTCCGCAAGATGCCCTTCCAAAATTGTTCGATAAGTTCTATCGTGTCGATAACTCCGAGACACGCAAAATTGGCGGAACCGGTCTTGGTTTATCAATCTGTAAGGAGATCGTCAAGCACCACAACGGAACGATTGATGTCGAATCTGTCGTTGGTGTCGGATCGACCTTTACGATTCGTTTCCCAATCGCCGTCATCTCGACCATCCTCACGTATGAAGATTAA
- a CDS encoding NAD(P)-dependent oxidoreductase — protein MQLGWIGLGHMGVPMAKRLIDGGHDLLVYNRTYEKTAPLTELGATAVKEIQDVVRQSDILFVMLADGPAVASVLESIQENLTGKTIVNLSTISPEETKEMARLVEKNDGTYLESPVSGSVPVAENGQLVLLAGGDANVVATCQPYLELLGKETIHFGPHGSGSAAKLAINLLLAVVGQGVAETLLLGEGAGLEKEKLIQMISASGMNTPLFSGKRDMYRKNDFPSAFPLRLMAKDLGLITAEARRQQLELPLAQATDASYTDAKPAYGDADMAAIYLALQEK, from the coding sequence ATGCAACTCGGATGGATTGGCTTAGGACATATGGGTGTACCGATGGCAAAACGTTTAATTGATGGCGGTCATGATTTGCTCGTCTATAACCGGACGTATGAAAAGACTGCTCCGTTGACAGAATTAGGAGCAACAGCTGTCAAAGAAATACAGGACGTGGTACGTCAGAGCGACATTCTCTTCGTCATGTTAGCGGACGGACCTGCCGTCGCGTCCGTTCTCGAAAGTATCCAAGAGAACCTCACAGGTAAGACGATCGTTAACTTAAGTACAATCTCACCGGAAGAAACGAAGGAGATGGCTCGTCTCGTCGAAAAGAATGACGGCACGTATCTGGAATCGCCTGTCTCGGGCTCCGTTCCGGTCGCAGAAAACGGTCAGCTCGTCCTGCTTGCCGGTGGTGACGCGAACGTCGTCGCGACTTGTCAGCCGTATCTCGAGCTACTTGGCAAGGAAACGATTCATTTTGGACCACATGGCTCAGGCAGTGCGGCGAAGCTCGCCATCAATTTATTGCTCGCAGTCGTCGGTCAAGGAGTAGCGGAAACATTGCTGCTTGGGGAAGGTGCCGGGCTCGAGAAAGAGAAGCTGATCCAGATGATCAGTGCTTCCGGGATGAACACTCCGCTCTTCAGTGGTAAACGTGACATGTACCGGAAGAACGACTTCCCGTCTGCTTTCCCGCTCCGCCTGATGGCAAAGGATCTCGGACTGATTACGGCAGAAGCGAGACGCCAACAGCTTGAGCTACCACTTGCGCAAGCAACGGACGCTAGCTACACTGATGCGAAACCCGCTTACGGCGACGCGGACATGGCTGCGATCTATCTTGCGTTACAGGAAAAATAA
- a CDS encoding flagellar hook-basal body protein — MQSIYTSASTMGQLQKQLDTTGQNLANVDTNGYKRRDAQFNELLVRNINNQATGFTPGPLTTPEGLRLGVGGYVANEATRFGVGTFRTTDRKLDAALGNPHHFFGVIDTDGVTKFTRDGNFQLSPQANGQILLTDDAGRSVINQANDPIVLPANATEIELNKDGNITGILNGDRRVLARVGVANIPNYGELTEVGGGLFTATGQYQNATGNPLTVGRLETSNVDMALEMTNLTQLQRAYQFNSKALMTSDQMMGIVTSLK, encoded by the coding sequence ATGCAATCAATCTATACATCCGCAAGTACGATGGGACAACTGCAAAAACAGCTTGATACGACCGGGCAAAACCTTGCCAATGTGGATACGAACGGCTATAAACGGCGGGATGCTCAGTTCAATGAACTGCTCGTCCGTAACATCAATAACCAAGCGACAGGCTTCACACCAGGTCCCTTGACGACGCCAGAGGGTCTTCGACTCGGCGTTGGTGGTTATGTCGCGAACGAAGCGACACGTTTTGGCGTCGGAACATTCCGGACGACGGATCGAAAACTCGATGCGGCACTCGGAAACCCGCACCATTTCTTCGGTGTCATCGATACGGATGGCGTGACGAAGTTTACGCGGGACGGAAACTTCCAGTTGTCGCCGCAAGCGAACGGACAAATTCTGTTGACGGACGATGCCGGGCGCTCCGTCATCAACCAGGCGAATGATCCAATCGTCTTACCGGCGAACGCGACCGAGATTGAACTGAACAAGGACGGCAACATCACCGGCATCTTAAACGGGGATCGTCGTGTCCTCGCTCGAGTGGGTGTCGCGAACATCCCGAACTACGGAGAGCTGACGGAAGTCGGGGGTGGCTTGTTCACAGCAACCGGACAATACCAGAATGCGACAGGGAATCCGTTGACGGTCGGTCGGCTTGAGACATCGAACGTCGATATGGCGCTTGAGATGACGAACTTGACGCAGCTCCAGCGGGCGTATCAGTTTAACTCGAAAGCGTTGATGACGAGTGATCAGATGATGGGGATCGTCACGTCACTGAAATAA
- a CDS encoding flagellar hook-basal body protein: MLRGMYTASNAMQALQRQQEMLSNNLANARTPGFRADQASLRTFPEMLIQQTANNERTGVRGVATVGKLATGVFMQAATPNFTQGSITETGNATDLQISSLEGAPLFTIRHRDPLTEEEETLYTTNGQFAVGQDGLLRTTENDLVLDTNGQPLDVVNEDFKVDADGAVTDGNGQAIGNLGLVVTDQPETLERTGNGLFRSTNPLNAGNVRVDQGVLELGNVEIEQTMAEMNAGLRQFEANQKVIQAYDRTAEKAVSEIGRVR; encoded by the coding sequence ATGCTACGAGGAATGTACACGGCGTCGAATGCGATGCAGGCATTACAACGTCAACAGGAAATGCTCAGTAACAACTTGGCGAATGCGCGGACGCCGGGCTTCCGCGCTGATCAAGCGTCACTCCGGACGTTTCCGGAGATGCTGATCCAGCAGACAGCAAACAATGAACGGACGGGTGTGCGAGGAGTCGCGACGGTCGGGAAACTCGCGACCGGTGTCTTCATGCAGGCAGCGACCCCGAACTTCACGCAAGGTTCGATCACGGAGACAGGCAATGCGACCGATCTGCAAATCAGTTCACTTGAAGGAGCACCGCTGTTCACGATTCGTCACCGGGATCCGTTGACAGAAGAGGAAGAGACGCTTTATACGACGAACGGACAGTTTGCCGTCGGACAAGACGGTCTACTCCGGACGACAGAGAATGATCTCGTTCTTGATACGAACGGGCAACCACTCGACGTCGTCAATGAGGACTTCAAAGTCGATGCGGACGGAGCCGTCACGGATGGAAATGGTCAAGCGATCGGCAATCTCGGTCTCGTCGTAACGGATCAACCGGAGACGCTCGAACGGACAGGGAATGGTCTATTCCGGTCAACCAATCCATTGAATGCCGGAAACGTCCGAGTCGATCAAGGTGTACTCGAACTCGGAAATGTCGAGATTGAACAGACGATGGCGGAGATGAATGCTGGTCTGCGTCAGTTCGAAGCCAATCAAAAAGTCATTCAAGCGTACGACCGGACAGCGGAAAAAGCTGTTTCCGAAATCGGACGCGTTCGCTAA
- a CDS encoding multidrug efflux MFS transporter, whose translation MPLWKRNLVVVWFGSFLTAAALSLVLPFLPLFIEELGVDSRQDITTWSGIAFGATFLVAAIVSPIWGRLADRKGRKLMLLRASLGMSIVMFLISFVQDVYQLVFLRLVMGAVSGFISAGITMIASQTPKEKSGWALGTLSTGGIAGGLLGPLIGGFLADVVGLRPVFLFTSVPLFMTFLVTYFFVKEEFVPLEVKKMASAKEIIQSLRHPELILSLFLTTFLIQFAAQSISPILSLYVRELSPGTERLALLSGIVASAPGIAALIAAQRLGRLSDKIGAERVLFFALLVFAAFLIPQAFVTDTSQLIVLRMGIGFATAALLPSVQTLLRKNTPANASGRIFGYNQSAQFMGNFMGPLAGGQIAGHFGFEALFLFTGLIVITNAVLERSQTAVLKKNPNN comes from the coding sequence ATGCCATTGTGGAAAAGAAATTTAGTAGTCGTCTGGTTCGGTAGTTTTTTGACCGCTGCCGCCCTCAGTCTTGTATTACCGTTTTTGCCTTTATTCATTGAAGAACTCGGTGTCGACAGCCGACAAGATATTACGACCTGGTCTGGTATCGCCTTTGGTGCAACCTTCCTCGTCGCTGCGATCGTCTCACCCATTTGGGGACGTCTTGCCGATCGAAAAGGGCGTAAGCTCATGCTACTCCGAGCAAGTCTTGGTATGTCGATCGTCATGTTCTTAATCAGTTTCGTTCAAGACGTCTATCAACTCGTATTCCTACGTCTTGTCATGGGAGCCGTATCCGGATTCATCTCAGCCGGGATTACAATGATTGCTTCCCAAACCCCAAAAGAGAAAAGTGGCTGGGCGCTCGGCACCCTGTCGACCGGCGGGATTGCCGGTGGATTGCTAGGACCTCTTATCGGAGGATTCCTCGCCGACGTTGTTGGGCTTCGACCCGTTTTTCTCTTTACGAGCGTTCCGCTCTTCATGACCTTCCTCGTGACCTACTTCTTCGTCAAAGAAGAATTCGTCCCACTGGAAGTCAAAAAGATGGCGTCTGCGAAAGAAATCATCCAGTCACTTCGCCATCCGGAGCTTATTTTAAGTCTCTTCTTGACGACGTTCCTGATTCAGTTCGCGGCACAATCGATTAGTCCAATTCTGTCGCTGTATGTCCGGGAACTCAGTCCAGGTACCGAACGACTCGCCTTGTTATCTGGGATTGTTGCCTCGGCACCAGGGATTGCGGCACTGATCGCTGCACAACGGCTGGGTCGTCTATCCGATAAGATTGGCGCTGAGCGTGTCTTATTCTTTGCATTACTCGTCTTTGCAGCTTTCTTGATTCCGCAAGCATTCGTCACGGATACAAGTCAATTGATCGTCTTACGGATGGGAATCGGTTTTGCGACAGCAGCACTGCTGCCATCTGTTCAAACCTTGTTACGGAAGAATACGCCAGCGAATGCATCGGGACGGATCTTTGGATATAACCAGTCCGCGCAGTTCATGGGGAACTTCATGGGACCACTCGCAGGTGGACAGATTGCCGGTCACTTTGGTTTTGAAGCGCTGTTCCTCTTTACTGGCTTGATCGTCATCACGAATGCGGTGCTAGAACGATCACAAACGGCTGTCTTGAAGAAAAATCCGAATAACTAA